In Kocuria turfanensis, a single genomic region encodes these proteins:
- a CDS encoding ChaB family protein, whose amino-acid sequence MPKTGKDDHAKKSELPSTLQRSGRKAQDTFAKTYDSALEEYGDEERAARTAYSALKHTHEKVGDHWEAKEEYGPSDEHAAGGRDSGARTAGGVDANASKQHLYEVAKRLGVEGRSYMTKKELVEAIRKANDAATRRARGD is encoded by the coding sequence GTGCCGAAGACCGGCAAGGACGACCACGCCAAGAAGTCCGAGCTGCCCTCCACCCTGCAGCGCTCGGGGCGGAAGGCCCAGGACACCTTCGCCAAGACCTACGACTCGGCGCTGGAGGAGTACGGCGACGAGGAGCGCGCGGCCCGCACCGCCTACAGCGCGCTCAAGCACACCCACGAGAAGGTCGGCGACCACTGGGAGGCCAAGGAGGAGTACGGTCCCTCCGACGAGCACGCCGCGGGCGGGCGGGACTCCGGGGCGCGGACCGCCGGGGGCGTGGACGCCAACGCCTCGAAGCAGCACCTCTACGAGGTGGCGAAGCGGCTCGGCGTGGAGGGCCGCTCCTACATGACCAAGAAGGAGCTGGTCGAGGCCATCCGGAAGGCCAACGACGCCGCGACCCGCCGGGCCCGCGGGGACTGA
- a CDS encoding Lrp/AsnC family transcriptional regulator translates to MTNSGVGGAGLDATDRRILAALDEDPRMTVLALAQRTGLARGTIHARLERYRTGAALRPHSTRVTPAALGYGLAASVAVELDQHQLDQAIAGLQAIPQVIEVFAPAGQTDLLCRVVARDPEDLYRVSEEIRLCPGILRTSTSMFLRTVIPYRVAPLLAEDL, encoded by the coding sequence ATGACGAACTCCGGGGTCGGGGGCGCCGGACTGGACGCGACGGACCGGAGGATCCTGGCGGCCCTGGACGAGGATCCGCGCATGACCGTGCTCGCCCTGGCGCAGCGCACCGGGCTGGCGCGCGGCACCATCCACGCCCGGCTCGAGCGGTACCGGACCGGGGCCGCGCTGCGCCCGCACAGCACCCGGGTGACGCCCGCCGCGCTGGGCTACGGCCTGGCCGCCAGCGTGGCGGTGGAGCTGGACCAGCACCAGCTGGACCAGGCGATCGCCGGGCTGCAGGCCATTCCCCAGGTCATCGAGGTGTTCGCCCCGGCCGGGCAGACGGACCTGCTGTGCCGGGTGGTGGCGAGGGACCCCGAGGACCTCTACCGGGTCTCCGAGGAGATCCGGCTGTGCCCGGGGATCCTGCGGACCTCCACGAGCATGTTCCTGCGCACCGTCATCCCGTACCGGGTGGCGCCGCTGCTGGCGGAGGACCTCTGA
- a CDS encoding aldehyde dehydrogenase family protein: MSITRDLIIDGEHVPALSGRTAEDINPYTGEVFATVAAGGPEDVTRAVDAAASAAEEWAGTTPSARRRIFLRAADLLEERIEQGAGIMAQEVGGVRGWAEFNTHLAANILREAAGATTLPQGEVLATDMPGVRSMSVRRPYGVVAAISPWNAPFILGMRSIAVPLAVGNTVVLKPSEDAPLACGLFLADALVDAGLPAGVLNVVTNDRADAAEVVSALISDQRVRIVNFTGSTAVGRTIGTLAAQHLKPAVLELGGKNSLVVLRDADLDYAVDAAAFGAYMNAGQICMSVDRVLVDRSIAEEFTERFARKVRDLPTGDPADPGTVIGPAVNARSAARQYALIDDAVAKGAVLRAGGHRLENSLVPATVLTDVTPEMDIFHDEIFGAVTTVFEVDGPDEAVEFANNTNYGLTAGVITENLGEGISVAQRLKTGIVHVNDQSVSDEPQAPFGGIQESGYGKFGGQAGVESFSERRWITVQEEGHARFPF; encoded by the coding sequence ATGAGCATCACCCGAGACCTGATCATCGACGGCGAGCACGTGCCCGCCCTCAGCGGCCGGACCGCCGAGGACATCAACCCCTACACGGGCGAGGTCTTCGCCACCGTCGCCGCCGGCGGCCCCGAGGACGTGACCCGCGCCGTCGACGCCGCGGCGTCGGCCGCGGAGGAGTGGGCCGGCACCACCCCCAGCGCCCGGCGGCGGATCTTCCTGCGCGCGGCCGACCTGCTCGAGGAGCGCATCGAGCAGGGCGCCGGGATCATGGCCCAGGAGGTCGGCGGCGTCCGCGGCTGGGCCGAGTTCAACACCCACCTGGCCGCCAACATCCTGCGCGAGGCCGCCGGGGCCACCACCCTGCCCCAGGGGGAGGTGCTCGCCACGGACATGCCGGGCGTGCGCTCGATGTCCGTGCGCCGGCCCTACGGGGTGGTCGCGGCGATCTCGCCCTGGAACGCCCCGTTCATCCTCGGCATGCGCTCCATCGCCGTGCCCCTGGCCGTGGGCAACACCGTGGTGCTGAAGCCCAGCGAGGACGCGCCCCTGGCGTGCGGGCTGTTCCTGGCCGACGCCCTGGTCGACGCCGGGCTGCCCGCCGGCGTGCTCAACGTGGTCACCAACGACCGCGCGGACGCCGCGGAGGTGGTCTCCGCGCTGATCTCCGACCAGCGGGTGCGGATCGTGAACTTCACCGGATCCACCGCCGTGGGCCGCACCATCGGCACCCTCGCCGCGCAGCACCTGAAGCCGGCGGTGCTCGAGCTCGGCGGGAAGAACAGCCTGGTGGTGCTCCGGGACGCGGACCTCGACTACGCCGTGGACGCCGCGGCCTTCGGCGCCTACATGAACGCCGGGCAGATCTGCATGTCGGTGGACCGGGTGCTCGTGGACCGCAGCATCGCGGAGGAGTTCACCGAGCGCTTCGCGCGCAAGGTGCGGGACCTGCCCACCGGCGACCCGGCCGACCCGGGCACCGTGATCGGTCCGGCCGTCAACGCCCGGTCGGCCGCACGGCAGTACGCGCTCATCGACGACGCCGTGGCCAAGGGCGCCGTGCTGCGGGCCGGCGGGCACCGGCTGGAGAACTCCCTGGTCCCCGCCACCGTCCTCACGGACGTGACCCCCGAGATGGACATCTTCCACGACGAGATCTTCGGCGCCGTCACCACCGTCTTCGAGGTGGACGGCCCGGACGAGGCCGTGGAGTTCGCCAACAACACCAACTACGGGCTCACGGCGGGTGTCATCACCGAGAACCTGGGCGAGGGCATCTCGGTGGCGCAGCGGCTGAAGACCGGCATCGTGCACGTCAACGACCAGTCCGTGTCCGACGAGCCGCAGGCGCCCTTCGGCGGGATCCAGGAGTCCGGGTACGGGAAGTTCGGCGGTCAGGCCGGCGTGGAGTCGTTCAGCGAGCGGCGGTGGATCACCGTCCAGGAGGAGGGCCACGCCCGGTTCCCGTTCTAG
- a CDS encoding TSUP family transporter — MGPVELVVVAALAILVGSVLQRVSGTGVGLVVAPTLALLLGPATGVLVTNATTTVSGFLIMLSVWQHVDWRRFALIAPAAAVGAVPAALVVRELPAAWLQVVVGGVVLLALTTMFGLPRLPDWPGRLPTVLAGTIGGFFNTTAGVAGPVMVIHARLARWEQRSFAATLQPVFMTMGALSVLTKTLLGAAGTGGLPPWWVAPGVVLTVVLGVRIGAVVARRVPLSAARTTALVLAGLGGGVTLVRGLLGVL; from the coding sequence ATGGGGCCTGTGGAACTCGTCGTCGTCGCCGCCCTCGCCATCCTCGTGGGCTCGGTGCTCCAGCGCGTCTCGGGCACCGGGGTCGGGCTCGTCGTCGCCCCCACCCTCGCGCTGCTGCTGGGGCCGGCCACCGGGGTGCTCGTCACCAACGCGACCACGACGGTCTCCGGGTTCCTCATCATGCTCTCGGTGTGGCAGCACGTCGACTGGCGGCGCTTCGCGCTGATCGCCCCGGCCGCGGCCGTGGGCGCCGTGCCGGCCGCGCTCGTGGTCCGCGAGCTGCCGGCGGCCTGGCTGCAGGTCGTGGTGGGCGGCGTGGTGCTGCTGGCCCTCACCACCATGTTCGGCCTGCCCCGCCTGCCCGACTGGCCGGGACGGCTGCCGACGGTGCTCGCCGGCACCATCGGCGGGTTCTTCAACACCACCGCCGGAGTGGCCGGGCCGGTGATGGTCATCCACGCCCGGCTGGCCCGCTGGGAGCAGCGCTCCTTCGCCGCGACCCTGCAGCCGGTGTTCATGACGATGGGCGCCCTGTCCGTGCTCACCAAGACGCTGCTCGGGGCCGCCGGGACGGGCGGGCTGCCCCCGTGGTGGGTGGCGCCCGGAGTGGTGCTCACGGTGGTGCTGGGCGTGCGGATCGGCGCCGTCGTCGCCCGCCGCGTGCCGCTGAGCGCGGCGCGCACCACCGCCCTCGTGCTCGCCGGCCTCGGCGGCGGGGTGACCCTGGTGCGCGGGCTGCTCGGCGTCCTGTGA
- the ilvD gene encoding dihydroxy-acid dehydratase, whose amino-acid sequence MSPDIKPRSRQVTDGIDATASRGMLRAVGMGDADWEKPQVGIASSWNEITPCNLSLDRLAQGAKEGVHAGGGYPLQFGTISVSDGISMGHQGMHFSLVSREVIADSVETVMQAERLDGSVLLAGCDKSLPGMLMAAARLDLASVFLYAGTIAPGWVKLTDGTEKDVTLIDAFEAVGACKAGLMGRQDLDRIERAICPGEGACGGMYTANTMASVAEALGMSLPGSAAPPSADRRRDQFAHRSGEAVVEMLRQGITARDILTREAFENAITVLMALGGSTNAVLHLLAIAHEAGVELSLEDFDRIGDRVPHLADVKPFGRYVMNDVDRHGGIPVVMKALLDAGLLHGGVLTVTGRTLAENLAVIDPDPVDGKVIRTLDDPIHRTGGITILHGSLAPEGAVVKSAGFDAETFEGPARVFEREQPAMDALEAGRITAGDVLVIRYEGPKGGPGMREMLAITGAIKGAGLGKDVLLLTDGRFSGGTTGLCIGHIAPEAVDGGPIALVRDGDRIRVDLTTRRLDLQVDEEELARRRSGWAPLPPQFEGGVLGKYAKLVRSASVGAVTG is encoded by the coding sequence ATGAGCCCCGACATCAAGCCCCGCAGCCGTCAGGTGACCGACGGCATCGACGCCACCGCCAGCCGCGGCATGCTCCGCGCCGTGGGCATGGGAGACGCCGACTGGGAGAAGCCCCAGGTGGGCATCGCCAGCTCCTGGAACGAGATCACCCCCTGCAACCTGTCCCTGGACCGGCTCGCCCAGGGCGCCAAGGAGGGCGTCCACGCCGGCGGCGGCTACCCGCTGCAGTTCGGCACGATCTCCGTCTCGGACGGGATCTCCATGGGCCACCAGGGGATGCACTTCTCGCTGGTCTCCCGCGAGGTCATCGCCGACTCGGTGGAGACCGTGATGCAGGCGGAGCGCCTCGACGGCTCCGTGCTGCTGGCCGGCTGCGACAAGTCCCTGCCCGGCATGCTGATGGCCGCCGCCCGCCTGGACCTGGCCTCCGTGTTCCTCTACGCCGGGACCATCGCCCCGGGGTGGGTGAAGCTGACGGACGGGACCGAGAAGGACGTCACCCTGATCGACGCCTTCGAGGCCGTGGGCGCGTGCAAGGCCGGGCTGATGGGCCGGCAGGACCTGGACCGGATCGAGCGGGCCATCTGCCCCGGCGAGGGCGCCTGCGGCGGGATGTACACGGCCAACACGATGGCGTCCGTGGCCGAGGCCCTCGGGATGAGCCTGCCCGGCTCCGCCGCCCCGCCCTCGGCGGACCGGCGGCGCGACCAGTTCGCCCACCGCTCCGGGGAGGCCGTCGTCGAGATGCTCCGCCAGGGCATCACCGCCCGGGACATCCTCACCCGGGAGGCCTTCGAGAACGCGATCACGGTGCTCATGGCCCTCGGCGGGTCCACCAACGCCGTCCTGCACCTGCTCGCCATCGCGCACGAGGCGGGGGTCGAGCTGTCCCTGGAGGACTTCGACCGGATCGGCGACCGCGTCCCGCACCTGGCCGACGTCAAGCCGTTCGGCCGCTACGTGATGAACGACGTCGACCGCCACGGCGGCATCCCGGTGGTCATGAAGGCCCTGCTCGACGCCGGGCTGCTGCACGGCGGCGTCCTCACCGTCACCGGGCGGACGCTCGCCGAGAACCTCGCCGTGATCGACCCCGACCCGGTGGACGGGAAGGTCATCCGCACGCTCGACGACCCGATCCACCGCACCGGCGGGATCACGATCCTGCACGGGTCCCTGGCCCCGGAGGGGGCCGTGGTGAAGTCGGCCGGGTTCGACGCCGAGACCTTCGAGGGCCCCGCCCGGGTGTTCGAGCGCGAGCAGCCGGCGATGGACGCCCTGGAGGCGGGACGGATCACCGCCGGGGACGTGCTGGTCATCCGCTACGAGGGACCCAAGGGCGGGCCCGGGATGCGCGAGATGCTGGCCATCACCGGCGCGATCAAGGGGGCGGGCCTGGGCAAGGACGTCCTGCTGCTCACGGACGGCCGCTTCTCCGGCGGGACCACCGGCCTGTGCATCGGCCACATCGCGCCGGAGGCGGTCGACGGCGGACCGATCGCCCTCGTGCGCGACGGCGACCGGATCCGGGTGGACCTCACCACCCGCCGCCTCGACCTGCAGGTGGACGAGGAGGAGCTGGCCCGGCGCCGCAGCGGATGGGCCCCGCTGCCCCCGCAGTTCGAGGGCGGGGTGCTGGGCAAGTACGCCAAGCTGGTGCGCTCGGCCTCGGTCGGGGCGGTCACCGGCTGA
- a CDS encoding SRPBCC family protein yields the protein MSTKVEKTVVVDVPLSTVYNQWTQFEDFPQFMNGVKSVRQLSDSRLEWVAEIGGVRRQWEARIVDQVPDSRVSWAATEGATNAGTVMFHEAGNGRTEVHLVLEYEPEGLVEKVGDKLNVVENQAEGDLERFKKFIEDEGYATGAWRGSVNEGAPVGTPGVEAAAASRGDDGKAGISGKVVAAGVAAAGVAAAGAAAAAKKKDSDEDAEPVTFEAETPTAPTVTPVAPETAVPGEVPPVTPTGPALTDPALTDPAVDADVDVDPASGRIDGRPAGGAV from the coding sequence ATGAGCACCAAGGTCGAGAAAACCGTTGTGGTCGACGTGCCCCTGAGCACGGTGTACAACCAGTGGACGCAGTTCGAGGACTTCCCCCAGTTCATGAACGGCGTCAAGAGCGTCCGCCAGCTGAGCGACTCCCGGCTCGAGTGGGTCGCCGAGATCGGCGGCGTCCGCCGCCAGTGGGAGGCGCGGATCGTGGACCAGGTCCCGGACAGCCGCGTCTCCTGGGCCGCCACCGAGGGAGCCACCAACGCCGGCACCGTGATGTTCCACGAGGCCGGCAACGGCCGGACCGAGGTGCACCTCGTCCTGGAGTACGAGCCCGAGGGCCTCGTGGAGAAGGTCGGGGACAAGCTGAACGTGGTGGAGAACCAGGCCGAGGGCGACCTGGAGCGGTTCAAGAAGTTCATCGAGGACGAGGGCTACGCCACCGGGGCGTGGCGCGGCTCGGTCAACGAGGGCGCCCCCGTCGGGACCCCCGGCGTCGAGGCCGCCGCCGCCTCCCGCGGTGACGACGGCAAGGCCGGGATCTCCGGCAAGGTGGTCGCCGCGGGCGTCGCCGCCGCCGGTGTGGCCGCCGCCGGTGCCGCCGCGGCCGCGAAGAAGAAGGACTCCGACGAGGACGCGGAGCCGGTCACCTTCGAGGCCGAGACCCCCACGGCCCCCACGGTCACGCCGGTGGCCCCCGAGACGGCCGTGCCGGGCGAGGTCCCCCCGGTCACGCCCACGGGTCCCGCGCTGACCGACCCCGCGCTGACCGATCCCGCCGTGGACGCGGACGTGGACGTCGACCCCGCCTCCGGGCGCATCGACGGCCGTCCCGCCGGCGGCGCGGTCTAG
- a CDS encoding permease prefix domain 1-containing protein, with the protein MTSTAAPAATPATESYLHEVSRRLPPRAREDVTRELRGTVADMVDDGVARGLAPEEAERRALEELGDPARLAEDYAPGPQHLIGPAHYQDFLQLLRILVPVLAGVFGGLTLLGRLFGEAGREDLVVYLVLSIAPALGAALQGALMGAGIAVVVYAVVERTERTERTERTERTERTGVADAGAPAPATEPARRWTIEQLPPPRPARDTTVGELVWSTLALGLAFAAPFLLSRPLLREGPLAGEPLLDPAVWTPWVPLYLGLVVLAWGWELLRFLRRRWSWALFAINAVLDLAMAALLVTVLRTESVVNPVLRERGWVGDEFARIGVAVVVLITVWDLVATFLACRRSVAGRR; encoded by the coding sequence ATGACCTCCACCGCCGCCCCTGCCGCCACCCCGGCCACCGAGAGCTACCTCCACGAGGTCTCCCGCCGCCTGCCGCCCCGGGCCCGGGAAGACGTGACCCGCGAGCTGCGCGGCACCGTCGCCGACATGGTCGACGACGGCGTGGCGCGCGGGCTCGCCCCGGAGGAGGCCGAGCGGCGGGCCCTCGAGGAGCTCGGCGACCCGGCCCGGCTGGCCGAGGACTACGCGCCCGGCCCGCAGCACCTGATCGGCCCCGCCCACTACCAGGACTTCCTGCAGCTGCTGCGGATCCTCGTGCCCGTCCTGGCCGGGGTGTTCGGCGGGCTCACCCTGCTGGGCCGGCTCTTCGGGGAGGCGGGCCGGGAGGACCTGGTCGTCTACCTCGTGCTCTCGATCGCGCCCGCACTCGGGGCGGCGCTGCAGGGGGCGCTGATGGGGGCGGGCATCGCCGTCGTCGTCTACGCGGTCGTGGAGCGCACCGAGCGCACCGAGCGCACCGAGCGCACCGAGCGCACCGAGCGGACCGGGGTGGCCGATGCCGGCGCGCCGGCGCCCGCGACCGAGCCCGCCCGGCGTTGGACGATCGAGCAGCTGCCGCCGCCGCGCCCCGCGCGGGACACGACGGTCGGGGAGCTGGTCTGGTCCACCCTCGCCCTGGGGCTGGCCTTCGCCGCGCCCTTCCTGCTCTCGCGCCCGCTGCTGCGGGAGGGCCCGCTCGCCGGCGAGCCCCTGCTCGACCCCGCCGTGTGGACGCCGTGGGTGCCGCTCTACCTCGGGCTCGTGGTGCTGGCCTGGGGTTGGGAGCTGCTGCGCTTCCTCCGCCGGCGCTGGTCCTGGGCGCTGTTTGCGATCAACGCGGTGCTGGACCTCGCCATGGCCGCGCTGCTCGTCACCGTGCTGCGCACCGAGTCGGTGGTGAACCCCGTCCTCCGGGAGCGCGGCTGGGTGGGCGACGAGTTCGCGCGGATCGGCGTCGCGGTCGTGGTGCTCATCACCGTCTGGGACCTCGTGGCGACGTTCCTCGCCTGCCGCCGGTCGGTGGCCGGGCGCCGCTGA
- a CDS encoding FAD-dependent oxidoreductase, with protein sequence MDDAVPEIVTTTCCVVGGGPAGLMAGVLLARQGVDVVVLEKHADFLRDFRGDTIHPSTTELMAELGWLDGFLRLPHTRVDRATIGLGGESVVVGRFDRLPVRCPFIAFMPQWDFLDFLADRGAELPAFRLLRSTPADGLLVEDGRCVGVTARNGAGAPVHVRAELVLATDGRDSVLREAAGLRPVASPSRMDVLWFRVPRVPGREAPLFNAGDGAVVALNRGEYWQAALIIPAGQHDALRQQGIEALRERVRGIAPALAEGLASLESWDQVRLLRVRVDRLRRWWRPGILFLGDAAHAMSPAGGVGVNLAIQDAVAAANLLGPRLRDGGVRTRDLARVQRRRAWPARVTQLFQLVLARRLVPGPGGGPPKPPLPVGLVRALPVLPHLAGRFIGLGLRPEHVRPRARARDGARGG encoded by the coding sequence ATGGACGACGCCGTTCCCGAGATCGTCACCACCACCTGCTGCGTGGTGGGCGGCGGCCCGGCCGGGCTGATGGCCGGGGTGCTGCTCGCACGCCAGGGCGTGGACGTGGTCGTGCTCGAGAAGCACGCCGACTTCCTCCGCGACTTCCGCGGGGACACGATCCACCCCTCCACCACGGAGCTCATGGCCGAGCTCGGCTGGCTGGACGGCTTCCTGCGCCTGCCGCACACGCGGGTGGACCGGGCGACCATCGGGCTCGGCGGGGAGAGCGTCGTCGTCGGCCGCTTCGACCGCCTGCCCGTCCGGTGCCCCTTCATCGCGTTCATGCCGCAGTGGGACTTCCTCGACTTCCTCGCAGACCGGGGCGCGGAGCTGCCCGCCTTCCGGCTCCTGCGTTCGACGCCCGCCGACGGCCTGCTCGTCGAGGACGGGCGCTGCGTCGGCGTCACCGCCCGGAACGGCGCCGGGGCGCCCGTGCACGTGCGCGCCGAGCTGGTCCTGGCCACGGACGGCCGGGACTCCGTGCTGCGCGAGGCCGCCGGGCTGCGGCCGGTCGCCTCGCCCTCGCGGATGGACGTCCTGTGGTTCCGGGTGCCCCGGGTCCCGGGTCGGGAGGCGCCGCTGTTCAACGCCGGCGACGGCGCCGTGGTCGCCCTGAACCGCGGGGAGTACTGGCAGGCGGCCCTGATCATCCCGGCCGGCCAGCACGACGCGCTGCGGCAGCAGGGCATCGAGGCCCTGCGCGAGCGCGTGCGCGGGATCGCCCCGGCGCTGGCGGAGGGCCTCGCCTCGCTCGAGAGCTGGGACCAGGTGCGGCTGCTGCGGGTCCGGGTGGACCGGCTGCGCCGCTGGTGGCGCCCCGGGATCCTGTTCCTCGGCGACGCCGCCCACGCGATGTCCCCGGCCGGCGGGGTCGGCGTGAACCTCGCGATCCAGGACGCGGTCGCCGCGGCCAACCTCCTCGGGCCGCGGCTGCGGGACGGGGGAGTGCGGACCCGGGACCTGGCGCGGGTGCAGCGCCGGCGCGCGTGGCCGGCCCGGGTGACCCAGCTGTTCCAGCTCGTGCTGGCCCGCCGGCTCGTGCCCGGGCCCGGGGGCGGCCCCCCGAAGCCGCCCCTGCCGGTGGGCCTGGTGCGGGCGCTGCCCGTCCTGCCGCACCTGGCCGGGCGGTTCATCGGCCTGGGCCTGCGCCCGGAGCACGTCCGCCCCCGGGCACGCGCCCGGGACGGGGCGCGGGGCGGATGA
- a CDS encoding SDR family oxidoreductase codes for MPEGPVSQHARSMADDEGGMPEQQQTPPGLTAAMDPVPDHGESSWQGRGRLEGLKALVTGGDSGIGRAVAIAFAREGADVAINYLPEEQEDAQDVVGWIEKAGRTAVLVPGDLREERSCQEIVDRAVEGLGGLNVVVNNAGYHWARGESGLQGLRTEDLERAVRTNLYGTLWISRAALPHLGRGDSIINTTSVQAYDPSATMIDYAATKAALNNVTANLAADLGPAGIRVNAVAPGPVWTPLQPATKEPAAVAHMGRDTPLGRIGQPAELAGAYVFLACPAEASYVSGTVLGVTGGLPVF; via the coding sequence ATGCCCGAAGGACCCGTCTCGCAGCACGCCCGGTCGATGGCCGACGACGAGGGCGGGATGCCCGAGCAGCAGCAGACCCCGCCGGGTCTGACCGCGGCCATGGACCCCGTGCCCGACCACGGGGAGTCCTCCTGGCAGGGCCGCGGCCGGCTCGAGGGGCTCAAGGCCCTGGTCACCGGCGGGGACTCCGGGATCGGCCGGGCCGTGGCCATCGCCTTCGCCCGGGAGGGCGCCGACGTCGCGATCAACTACCTGCCCGAGGAGCAGGAGGACGCCCAGGACGTCGTCGGGTGGATCGAGAAGGCCGGCCGCACGGCCGTCCTGGTGCCCGGGGACCTGCGCGAGGAGCGGAGCTGCCAGGAGATCGTGGACCGCGCGGTCGAGGGCCTCGGTGGGCTCAACGTCGTGGTGAACAACGCCGGGTACCACTGGGCCCGCGGCGAGTCCGGGCTGCAGGGGCTGCGCACGGAGGACCTGGAGCGCGCGGTGCGCACCAACCTCTACGGCACCCTGTGGATCAGCCGGGCGGCGCTGCCGCACCTGGGGCGCGGCGACAGCATCATCAACACCACGTCCGTGCAGGCCTACGACCCGTCCGCGACCATGATCGACTACGCCGCCACGAAGGCGGCCCTCAACAACGTCACCGCCAACCTCGCCGCCGACCTCGGCCCGGCGGGCATCCGGGTCAACGCCGTGGCCCCCGGTCCCGTCTGGACCCCGCTGCAGCCGGCCACCAAGGAGCCCGCAGCGGTGGCGCACATGGGCCGGGACACGCCCCTGGGGCGCATCGGGCAGCCGGCCGAGCTGGCCGGCGCCTACGTCTTCCTGGCCTGCCCGGCCGAGGCGAGCTACGTCAGCGGCACCGTCCTCGGCGTCACCGGGGGGCTGCCCGTCTTCTGA
- a CDS encoding RecQ family ATP-dependent DNA helicase: MDRTDGQLREVAASRFGIEEFREGQLEAMEAAAGGRDVLAVMPTGHGKSAIYQVVGAALPGTAVVVSPLIALQHDQVEAINEDLGAEAAFAVNSRVGARRERAAWAAVEDGQAKFLFLAPEQLAREETVERLAAHRPSLFVVDEAHCISSWGHDFRPDYLVLSETVERLGHPPVVALTATASPHTRAEIVDRLGMRDPLVIVQSFDRPNIELRVVRHHEAADKRRALLRQVEGLVGPGLVYVATRRETEEYAAELRERGVRAEAYHAGRRQPEREDVHARFLDNALDVVVATTAFGMGIDKPDVRFVVHADIPDSLDSYYQQIGRAGRDGAPALAELHYRSEDLGLQQYFAGAAPDPEDLEKVFRAVRREGPVRARELREHTGLGPRAQARALHLLEHSGGVRARRRGYRAAPGAEVGPAVAAALEEAESQHRIDRSRIDMMRGYAETDGCRRDWLLNYFGEETDGWCGNCDQCEEEGSAAEAEERAAATPHGWEIQTPVAHREWGHGIVMGAEPDRITVLFDSVGYKELSLRLIEEQDGLLVHERAGSA, from the coding sequence ATGGACCGGACGGACGGGCAGCTGCGGGAGGTCGCCGCGTCCCGCTTCGGCATCGAGGAGTTCCGCGAGGGGCAGCTCGAGGCCATGGAGGCGGCGGCCGGGGGGCGGGACGTGCTGGCCGTGATGCCCACCGGCCACGGCAAGTCCGCGATCTACCAGGTGGTGGGCGCCGCCCTGCCCGGCACCGCTGTGGTGGTCTCCCCGCTGATCGCCCTGCAGCACGACCAGGTCGAGGCGATCAACGAGGACCTCGGCGCGGAGGCCGCCTTCGCGGTGAACTCCCGGGTCGGCGCCCGCCGCGAGCGCGCGGCGTGGGCGGCGGTGGAGGACGGGCAGGCGAAGTTCCTGTTCCTCGCCCCCGAGCAGCTGGCCCGCGAGGAGACCGTCGAGCGCCTCGCCGCGCACCGGCCGTCCCTGTTCGTGGTGGACGAGGCGCACTGCATCTCCTCGTGGGGCCACGACTTCCGCCCCGACTACCTCGTGCTCAGCGAGACCGTCGAGCGCCTGGGGCACCCGCCCGTGGTCGCGCTGACCGCCACCGCCTCCCCGCACACCCGTGCCGAGATCGTGGACCGGCTGGGCATGCGGGACCCGCTGGTGATCGTGCAGAGCTTCGACCGGCCCAACATCGAGCTGCGGGTGGTGCGCCACCACGAGGCCGCGGACAAGCGGCGGGCCCTGCTCCGGCAGGTCGAGGGCCTGGTCGGGCCGGGCCTGGTCTACGTGGCCACCCGCCGGGAGACGGAGGAGTACGCCGCCGAGCTGCGCGAGCGCGGGGTGCGCGCCGAGGCCTACCACGCCGGGCGCCGGCAGCCGGAGCGGGAGGACGTGCACGCCCGCTTCCTCGACAACGCGCTCGACGTCGTGGTGGCCACCACCGCGTTCGGGATGGGCATCGACAAGCCGGACGTGCGCTTCGTGGTGCACGCGGACATCCCCGACTCCCTGGACAGCTACTACCAGCAGATCGGGCGCGCCGGCCGGGACGGCGCGCCCGCCCTGGCCGAGCTGCACTACCGCTCCGAGGACCTGGGCCTGCAGCAGTACTTCGCCGGCGCCGCCCCGGACCCGGAGGACCTGGAGAAGGTCTTCCGGGCGGTCCGGCGCGAGGGCCCGGTCCGCGCGCGCGAGCTGCGCGAGCACACCGGCCTGGGCCCGCGCGCCCAGGCCCGGGCCCTGCACCTGCTGGAGCACAGCGGCGGCGTCCGGGCCCGGCGCCGGGGATACCGGGCCGCCCCCGGCGCCGAGGTCGGTCCCGCCGTGGCCGCCGCGCTCGAGGAGGCCGAGTCCCAGCACCGGATCGACCGGTCCCGGATCGACATGATGCGCGGCTACGCCGAGACCGACGGGTGCCGGCGGGACTGGCTGCTGAACTACTTCGGCGAGGAGACCGACGGGTGGTGCGGCAACTGCGACCAGTGCGAGGAGGAGGGCTCCGCGGCCGAGGCCGAGGAGCGGGCCGCCGCCACGCCGCACGGCTGGGAGATCCAGACCCCGGTCGCCCACCGGGAGTGGGGCCACGGGATCGTGATGGGCGCGGAGCCCGACCGGATCACGGTCCTGTTCGACTCGGTGGGCTACAAGGAGCTGTCCCTGCGGCTGATCGAGGAGCAGGACGGGCTGCTGGTGCACGAGCGGGCCGGGAGCGCGTAG